The following proteins come from a genomic window of Miscanthus floridulus cultivar M001 chromosome 2, ASM1932011v1, whole genome shotgun sequence:
- the LOC136538058 gene encoding uncharacterized protein codes for MFLRSKIQEVILRRRSRSMNSAGAQRSHVPDQAASSSTVPCDGDSGGAGADAAGSKSAAARARFASPRLLHSSSLPAGTLAFAKSPTQDAESETAFSMSPTSVLDVAAAFAPGTDGVGACKRRRPWRARDNNGLADALDCSDQQQERIVLAATSSSSSLVRSCSLDLRVEFGVKNKSSWLPLRACSGREATLPAPADPREIIEPSSEDYTCVISRGPNPRTVHIFGDRVVEGGAGAAAEREESSLRPINLPARDDRGFFSL; via the coding sequence ATGTTCTTGAGGTCGAAGATCCAGGAGGTGATCCTGCGGAGGAGATCGAGGTCAATGAACAGCGCCGGCGCGCAGAGGAGCCACGTCCCCGATCAGGCCGCGAGCTCGTCAACCGTTCCATGCGACGGCGACAGTGGCGGGGCCGGGGCAGACGCCGCCGGCAGCAAGAGTGCCGCTGCACGTGCCCGGTTCGCCTCCCCGAGGCTGCTGCACTCTTCCTCCCTGCCCGCCGGCACCCTCGCCTTCGCCAAGAGCCCCACGCAGGACGCCGAGTCCGAGACGGCCTTCTCCATGAGCCCGACCTCCGTGCTCGACGTGGCGGCGGCGTTTGCGCCAGGCACGGACGGCGTCGGCGCCTGCAAGCGCCGCAGGCCGTGGCGGGCGCGGGACAACAACGGCCTCGCGGACGCGCTGGACTGCAGCGACCAGCAGCAGGAGCGGATCGTCCTCGCGgcgacgtcgtcgtcgtcctcgctgGTCAGGTCGTGCTCCCTGGACCTCCGCGTCGAGTTCGGCGTCAAGAACAAGAGCTCGTGGCTGCCCCTCCGCGCCTGCAGCGGCCGCGAGGCCACGTTGCCGGCGCCGGCCGATCCGCGGGAGATAATAGAGCCGTCGTCGGAGGACTACACGTGCGTCATCTCCCGCGGGCCCAACCCGAGGACGGTGCACATCTTCGGCGACCGCGTCGTGgagggcggcgccggcgccgcggcggAGAGGGAGGAGAGCTCGCTGCGGCCGATCAATCTGCCGGCGCGCGACGACCGGGGCTTCTTCAGCCTCTGA